In the Roseimicrobium gellanilyticum genome, one interval contains:
- the rplU gene encoding 50S ribosomal protein L21 produces the protein MAYAVIKTGGKQYRVSVGDKLDVELLEGAEGDNITFGEVLAAGEGEGLRFGAPFLTGASVAAKVVSQFKGEKVIAFKFRRRKGYHRKKGHRQNLTKVEITSINA, from the coding sequence ATGGCATACGCAGTCATCAAAACCGGCGGCAAGCAGTACCGCGTCTCCGTGGGCGACAAGCTCGACGTCGAATTGCTTGAAGGCGCCGAGGGCGACAACATCACGTTCGGCGAAGTGCTGGCAGCAGGCGAGGGCGAAGGCCTCCGCTTTGGCGCTCCCTTCCTTACCGGCGCGAGCGTAGCAGCCAAGGTCGTCTCCCAGTTCAAGGGTGAGAAGGTCATCGCCTTCAAGTTCCGTCGCCGTAAGGGCTACCACCGGAAGAAGGGTCATCGTCAGAACCTGACGAAGGTCGAAATCACCAGCATCAACGCCTAA
- the rpmA gene encoding 50S ribosomal protein L27, producing the protein MAHKKGQGSVKNGRDSRSKRLGIKKFGSQVVVAGNIIARQRGTKWHPGKNVGIGKDHTIFALVDGRVRFDQDGRRINVDEVAVSA; encoded by the coding sequence ATGGCCCACAAGAAAGGTCAAGGCAGTGTTAAAAACGGACGCGACAGCCGCAGCAAGCGTCTCGGCATCAAGAAATTCGGCAGCCAGGTGGTTGTCGCCGGCAACATCATTGCCCGTCAGCGTGGCACCAAGTGGCACCCCGGGAAGAATGTCGGCATCGGCAAGGACCACACCATCTTCGCCCTCGTGGATGGTCGCGTGCGCTTCGACCAGGACGGTCGCCGCATCAATGTGGACGAAGTCGCCGTGAGCGCCTAA